A DNA window from Anastrepha obliqua isolate idAnaObli1 chromosome 5, idAnaObli1_1.0, whole genome shotgun sequence contains the following coding sequences:
- the LOC129247101 gene encoding U-Kazal-Dg21.2-like — translation MKIVATLLFLVILATAKGDQSNGSEKCTNACPRIFSPVCAVSGGAVDDKEGGGDGALVYRYFHNDCIRRYASCSTGTVWRITSMSLCLQHVDPLVREQCLRPCPFIYEPICATNGEVKEIFGNSCVLEVENCLSIETWTLTDDSDCGL, via the exons atgaaaatcgttgctacattattatttttggttattCTCGCAACTGCAAAAGGCGACCAATCAAACGGCAGTGAGAAATGCACGAATGCCTGCCCGAGAATATTCAGTCCTGTTTGTGCCGTTTCCGGTGGCGCAGTCGATGATAAGGAAGGTGGTGGTGACGGCGCCCTTGTCTATCGTTACTTCCATAATGATTGTATTCGCCGTTATGCGAGTTGTAGTACGGGCACAG TTTGGCGCATTACATCGATGTCACTTTGCCTCCAGCACGTTGATCCTTTGGTGCGTGAGCAATGCCTGCGTCCTTGCCCCTTTATTTACGAACCCATTTGTGCAACCAATGGCGAAGTGAAGGAGATTTTCGGCAATAGCTGCGTACTGGAAGTGGAGAACTGCCTGTCGATTGAGA CATGGACTTTGACAGATGACAGCGACTGCGGTTTGTAA